From Arachis stenosperma cultivar V10309 chromosome 2, arast.V10309.gnm1.PFL2, whole genome shotgun sequence, one genomic window encodes:
- the LOC130963339 gene encoding gamma-interferon-responsive lysosomal thiol protein-like, with the protein MVYVSVSPKPAITIVMALVLFFIFIYESKGSDEIISPLFVADKNNNKVNLSVYYESLCQPCATFIIKNLYEIFNTNLISIVNLQLVPYANSHVNLTNNSISCQNGQDECILNSLESCAMNLWSDVGKYYGLIYCFEFLAIEGRSNKWQDCFDQLGLPLSSILNCSRRNGTELAKKYIEETTKLNPPYSFLPWVVVNKQPIAQDYANFTYFVCKAYKGIAVPDACNPIR; encoded by the exons atggTTTATGTTTCTGTTTCTCCAAAACCAGCAATAACCATTGTGATGGCATTAGTCCTTTTTTTCATCTTCATCTATGAATCAAAGGGTAGTGATGAGATTATTAGTCCACTTTTTGTTGCtgataagaataataataaagttaATCTCTCAGTGTACTATGAAAGTTTGTGCCAACCTTGTGCTACTTTCATAATCAAGAATCTTTATGAGATATTCAACACTAATCTCATCAGCATTGTGAATCTCCAATTAGTCCCTTATGCTAATTCTCATGTCAATCTCACCAACAATTCCATATCATGCCAG AATGGACAAGATGAATGCATTCTAAATTCTTTGGAATCATGTGCTATGAATCTATGGTCTGATGTG GGCAAGTATTATGGATTGATTTATTGCTTTGAGTTTCTAGCAATTGAGGGAAGAAGCAATAAGTGGCAGGATTGCTTTGATCAATTGGGTTTGCCTCTTTCATCTATACTCAATTGCAGCAGAAGAAATGGAACAGag CTTGCAAAGAAGTACATTGAAGAAACCACAAAGCTTAATCCACCCTATTCATTTCTGCCATGGGTGGTGGTTAACAAACAGCCAATTGCCCAA GACTATGCAAATTTCACGTACTTTGTTTGCAAGGCTTATAAAGGCATTGCTGTTCCAGATGCTTGCAATCCAATTCGTTAG